In the genome of Cryptomeria japonica chromosome 8, Sugi_1.0, whole genome shotgun sequence, one region contains:
- the LOC131079534 gene encoding expansin-A8-like — MAAMKTLSIVTVIVLLNALIVDSWKPGHATFYADQSMGGGCGYDDLHSGYGIANGALSGALFNNGATCGACYKIVCDLRQDPQWCIPGTQIIITATNLCPANPALRSDNGGWCNLPLEHFDLSQQAFLQIAKYKSGIVPIKYKRVHCIKNGGIKFTINGSNYFELVLISNVGGRGDLIAVWIKGSQTGWQQMTRNWGANWMSNSYFNGQSLSFRVMSSNGKSLTFYNLVPSNWQFGQTFVSREQFR; from the exons ATGGCAGCAATGAAAACTTTGAGCATTGTAACAGTCATAGTTCTGCTTAATGCATTAATTGTGGATAGCTGGAAACCAGGCCATGCAACATTTTATGCAGACCAATCTATGG GTGGAGGTTGTGGATATGATGATTTACATAGTGGATATGGGATAGCAAATGGGGCTTTAAGTGGCGCCTTGTTCAACAATGGGGCAACATGTGGAGCTTGCTACAAGATTGTATGTGATTTAAGGCAAGATCCACAATGGTGCATTCCAGGGACACAAATTATAATCACTGCCACCAATTTATGCCCTGCTAATCCTGCACTACGCAGTGATAATGGAGGGTGGTGCAATCTGCCGCTTGAGCATTTCGACCTGTCACAACAAGCTTTCTTACAGATTGCCAAATACAAATCTGGAATTGTGCCCATTAAATACAAAAG AGTCCATTGCATAAAGAATGGGGGAATTAAATTTACCATCAATGGTAGCAATTACTTTGAGTTAGTACTGATAAGCAATGTGGGTGGACGAGGAGACCTTATTGCAGTGTGGATTAAAGGCTCGCAGACTGGGTGGCAGCAAATGACCAGAAACTGGGGAGCAAATTGGATGAGCAATTCATATTTTAATGGACAAAGTCTGTCATTCAGAGTTATGAGCAGCAATGGAAAAAGTCTCACCTTTTATAATTTGGTTCCTTCTAATTGGCAATTTGGTCAAACATTTGTTTCTCGTGAGCAGTTCCGTTGA